One region of Streptomyces subrutilus genomic DNA includes:
- a CDS encoding DUF5063 domain-containing protein translates to MSDATLHALGQDPDDFAASIADQIESFIVAVTEVAKGEDPDSAVPFLLLEVSQLLLAGGRLGAYQDVLPDERYEPDLGPEPDVDDLRERFAIMLEPVDVYSEVFDPYEPRKAPVAHRISDDLAEVVADLRHGLIHHQVGRITEALWWWQFSYFTNWGPTASATLRALQSLIAHVRLDQPLAALDGLDTDEDLTEDDLAEQAGEVMAQELGGLGRR, encoded by the coding sequence ATGTCTGACGCAACGCTGCACGCACTGGGCCAGGACCCGGACGATTTCGCGGCTTCGATCGCGGACCAGATCGAGTCCTTCATCGTCGCGGTCACCGAGGTGGCCAAGGGCGAGGACCCGGACAGCGCGGTGCCCTTCCTCCTCCTGGAGGTGTCCCAGCTGCTGCTGGCAGGCGGCCGGCTGGGCGCGTACCAGGACGTGCTGCCCGACGAGCGCTACGAGCCCGACCTGGGCCCAGAGCCGGACGTGGACGACCTGCGCGAGCGGTTCGCGATCATGCTGGAGCCGGTCGACGTCTACTCCGAGGTCTTCGACCCCTACGAGCCGCGCAAGGCCCCGGTGGCGCACCGGATCTCCGACGACCTGGCCGAGGTCGTCGCCGACCTGCGGCACGGGCTCATCCACCACCAGGTGGGCCGGATCACCGAGGCGCTGTGGTGGTGGCAGTTCTCGTACTTCACCAACTGGGGCCCGACGGCCTCGGCCACCCTGCGCGCCCTCCAGTCGCTGATCGCGCACGTGCGGTTGGACCAGCCGCTCGCCGCCCTGGACGGTCTGGACACGGACGAGGACCTCACGGAGGACGACCTCGCGGAGCAGGCCGGCGAGGTGATGGCCCAGGAGCTCGGCGGCCTCGGCCGCAGATGA
- the recR gene encoding recombination mediator RecR, which yields MYEGVVQDLIDELGRLPGVGPKSAQRIAFHILQAEPTDVRRLAHALLEVKDKVRFCAVCGNVAQEERCNICRDPRRDTTVICVVEEPKDVVAIERTREFRGRYHVLGGAISPIEGVGPDDLRIRELLARLADGEVTELILATDPNLEGEATATYLARMIKPMGLKVTRLASGLPVGGDLEYADEVTLGRAFEGRRLLDV from the coding sequence TTGTACGAAGGCGTGGTCCAGGACCTGATCGACGAACTGGGCAGGCTGCCCGGCGTCGGGCCCAAGAGCGCGCAGCGGATCGCCTTCCACATCCTGCAGGCGGAGCCCACCGACGTCCGCCGCCTCGCGCACGCGCTGCTCGAGGTGAAGGACAAGGTCCGGTTCTGCGCGGTGTGCGGGAACGTGGCGCAGGAGGAGCGGTGCAACATCTGCCGCGACCCGCGCCGCGACACCACGGTCATCTGTGTCGTGGAGGAGCCGAAGGACGTCGTCGCGATCGAGCGGACCCGCGAGTTCCGGGGCAGGTACCACGTCCTCGGCGGCGCGATCAGCCCGATCGAGGGCGTCGGCCCCGACGACCTGCGCATCCGCGAGCTGCTGGCGCGCCTGGCGGACGGCGAGGTGACCGAGCTGATCCTGGCCACCGACCCGAACCTGGAGGGCGAGGCGACCGCCACCTACCTCGCCCGCATGATCAAGCCCATGGGCCTGAAGGTCACCCGCCTGGCCAGCGGGCTCCCCGTCGGGGGAGATCTGGAGTACGCGGACGAGGTCACGCTCGGGCGGGCCTTTGAAGGAAGGCGACTTCTCGATGTCTGA
- a CDS encoding YbaB/EbfC family nucleoid-associated protein, translating into MISGGGQPNMQQLLQQAQKMQQDLATAQEELGRTEVEGQAGGGLVKATVTGSGELRALVIDPKAVDPADTETLADLVVAAVQAANENAQALQQQKLGPLAQGLGGGSGIPGLPF; encoded by the coding sequence GTGATTTCCGGTGGTGGCCAGCCCAACATGCAGCAGCTGCTCCAGCAGGCCCAGAAGATGCAGCAGGATCTCGCCACGGCTCAGGAAGAGCTGGGCAGGACCGAGGTCGAGGGCCAGGCCGGCGGCGGTCTCGTCAAGGCGACGGTGACCGGTTCCGGTGAGCTGCGCGCCCTGGTGATCGACCCGAAGGCCGTGGACCCCGCGGACACCGAGACGCTCGCCGACCTGGTGGTGGCGGCCGTCCAGGCGGCCAACGAGAATGCCCAGGCGCTCCAGCAGCAGAAGCTGGGCCCGCTGGCCCAGGGGCTGGGCGGCGGCAGCGGCATCCCCGGCCTCCCCTTCTAG
- a CDS encoding SLATT domain-containing protein — translation MSQPEMQPEGPPRDPREPREEGSGPMAAGDLTGRPFPLGDWGEPAERLDELYRRVEADALRTAEWYLSDRAWKRRGARVLRVGAALGAVTGAALPLVELAGSAPGASKYGFLSLLLAAACLACDRFFGLTSGWMRDVATAQAVQRRLQTLQFDWASENVREVLGPTEGTASEAAERCLTVLRRFSEDVTELVRSETAEWMVEFSSGPAPLVMQSLGAGGARSDAYVPPARFPPPPGTRPNMPRQRPPEQPR, via the coding sequence GTGAGCCAGCCGGAGATGCAGCCCGAGGGGCCACCCCGGGATCCCCGGGAACCCCGGGAGGAGGGCAGCGGACCGATGGCGGCGGGCGATCTGACCGGCCGGCCCTTCCCCCTCGGGGACTGGGGCGAGCCTGCGGAACGGCTCGACGAGCTCTACCGCCGCGTCGAGGCCGATGCGCTGCGCACCGCCGAGTGGTACCTCTCCGACCGGGCATGGAAGCGCCGGGGGGCGCGCGTGCTGCGCGTCGGGGCCGCCCTGGGCGCCGTCACGGGCGCCGCGCTGCCGCTGGTGGAGCTGGCGGGGTCGGCGCCGGGCGCGTCGAAGTACGGGTTCCTGTCGCTGCTGCTGGCCGCGGCCTGCCTGGCCTGCGACCGGTTCTTCGGCCTCACGTCGGGCTGGATGCGGGACGTGGCCACGGCCCAGGCCGTACAGCGCCGGCTGCAGACCCTGCAGTTCGACTGGGCCTCGGAGAACGTCCGGGAGGTGCTGGGGCCGACCGAGGGCACGGCGAGCGAGGCCGCCGAGCGGTGCCTGACGGTGCTGCGGCGGTTCTCGGAGGACGTGACGGAGCTGGTGCGCTCCGAGACCGCGGAGTGGATGGTGGAGTTCAGCTCCGGCCCGGCCCCGCTGGTCATGCAGTCCCTGGGCGCGGGCGGGGCCCGGTCGGACGCGTACGTCCCCCCGGCCCGCTTCCCCCCCCCCCCGGGCACCCGCCCCAACATGCCCCGCCAGCGCCCCCCGGAACAGCCCCGCTGA
- a CDS encoding GntR family transcriptional regulator, which translates to MPGSGAVTRNTLRQQIADALRDEVLAGRLPPGTEFTVKQIAEQYEVSATPVREALVDLSAQGLLELVQHRGFRVRIFSVDDFRGMIEARSLVVDGIFRRLAECGAARGTGELLVSVRRRAEEARRAAQSGSLEVLIGYDLRFWRELSELVGNTYISEFLHRIRVQCWVFAVPHLQRDPEQLRAALWDKHSDLVDAVTLADADAVRRIVHGYNQHGLDWAAGL; encoded by the coding sequence ATGCCAGGCAGCGGCGCTGTCACCCGCAACACCCTTCGCCAGCAGATCGCGGACGCGCTGCGCGACGAGGTGCTCGCGGGACGCCTGCCGCCCGGCACCGAGTTCACCGTCAAGCAGATAGCCGAGCAGTACGAGGTCTCCGCGACCCCGGTCCGCGAGGCGCTGGTCGACCTCTCGGCCCAGGGCCTGCTCGAACTGGTCCAGCACCGCGGCTTCCGCGTGCGGATCTTCTCCGTGGACGACTTCCGGGGAATGATCGAGGCCCGCTCGCTCGTCGTGGACGGGATCTTCCGCAGGCTCGCCGAGTGTGGCGCTGCCCGCGGCACCGGCGAGCTGCTGGTGTCCGTGCGGCGCCGGGCCGAGGAAGCGCGCCGGGCCGCGCAGAGCGGTTCGCTCGAAGTGCTGATCGGCTACGACCTGCGCTTCTGGCGGGAGCTGAGCGAGCTGGTCGGCAACACCTACATCTCGGAGTTCTTGCACCGCATCCGGGTGCAGTGCTGGGTCTTCGCCGTACCCCACCTCCAGCGCGACCCGGAGCAGCTGCGCGCGGCGCTGTGGGACAAGCACAGCGACCTCGTGGACGCGGTGACCCTCGCCGACGCGGACGCGGTACGGCGGATCGTGCACGGCTACAACCAGCACGGGCTGGACTGGGCGGCCGGACTCTAG
- a CDS encoding aspartate aminotransferase family protein, producing the protein MTPHVTSHTLAAVKDADRKHVFHSWSAQALIDPLAVAGAEGSYFWDYDGKRFLDFSSQLVNTNIGHQHPKVVAAVQEQAARLCTLAPGFAVDVRSEAARLIAERTPGDLDKIFFTNGGAEAVENAVRMARLHTGRQKVLSTYRSYHGATAAAINLTGDPRRWPSDSAAAGVVHFWGPYLYRSAFHAATEAEECERALAHLADTIAFEGPQTIAAVILESVPGTAGIMTPPAGYLAGVRELCDRHGIVFILDEVMSGFGRTGKWFAADHWGVTPDLITFAKGVNSGYVPLGGVAISAAIAETFATRPYPGGLTYSGHPLACAAAVATINAMEEEGIVEHAAHLGANVIGPALAEIAERHPSVGEVRGLGTFWALELVRDKATREPLVPYNASGAANAPMAEFAAACKDSGLWPFVNMNRTHVVPPCTISETEAKEGLALLDEALTVADRHTTSG; encoded by the coding sequence ATGACCCCTCATGTCACCTCGCACACCCTCGCCGCAGTGAAGGACGCTGACCGCAAGCACGTCTTCCACTCCTGGTCCGCCCAGGCCCTGATCGACCCCCTCGCCGTGGCCGGGGCCGAGGGGTCGTACTTCTGGGACTACGACGGCAAGCGCTTCCTCGACTTCTCCTCCCAGCTGGTCAACACCAACATCGGCCACCAGCACCCCAAGGTCGTCGCCGCCGTCCAGGAGCAGGCCGCCCGGCTTTGCACCCTCGCGCCCGGCTTCGCCGTCGACGTCCGCTCCGAGGCCGCACGCCTCATCGCCGAGCGGACCCCGGGCGACCTGGACAAGATCTTCTTCACCAACGGCGGCGCCGAGGCCGTCGAGAACGCCGTCCGCATGGCCCGGCTGCACACCGGCCGGCAGAAGGTGCTGTCCACCTACCGCTCGTACCACGGCGCCACCGCCGCCGCGATCAACCTCACCGGCGACCCGCGCCGCTGGCCCTCCGACTCGGCCGCCGCCGGCGTCGTGCACTTCTGGGGCCCGTACCTCTACCGCTCCGCCTTCCACGCCGCCACCGAGGCCGAGGAGTGCGAGCGCGCCCTCGCCCACCTCGCCGACACCATCGCCTTCGAGGGGCCGCAGACCATCGCGGCGGTCATCCTGGAGAGCGTCCCCGGCACCGCCGGGATCATGACCCCGCCGGCCGGCTACCTCGCGGGCGTGCGCGAACTCTGCGACCGCCACGGCATCGTCTTCATCCTGGACGAGGTCATGTCCGGCTTCGGCCGCACCGGCAAGTGGTTCGCCGCCGACCACTGGGGCGTCACCCCCGACCTGATCACCTTCGCCAAGGGTGTGAACAGCGGATACGTGCCGCTCGGCGGCGTCGCCATCTCCGCCGCCATCGCCGAGACCTTCGCAACCCGCCCCTACCCGGGCGGACTCACGTACTCCGGCCACCCGCTGGCCTGCGCCGCCGCCGTCGCCACGATCAACGCGATGGAGGAGGAGGGCATCGTCGAGCACGCCGCCCACCTCGGCGCGAACGTGATCGGCCCGGCGCTCGCCGAGATCGCCGAGCGGCACCCCTCCGTCGGCGAGGTCCGCGGCCTGGGCACCTTCTGGGCCCTGGAACTCGTACGGGACAAGGCGACGCGCGAACCCCTCGTCCCGTACAACGCCTCGGGCGCCGCCAACGCGCCGATGGCCGAATTCGCGGCGGCCTGCAAGGATTCCGGGCTGTGGCCGTTCGTCAACATGAACCGCACCCACGTCGTTCCGCCCTGCACCATTTCGGAGACGGAGGCGAAGGAGGGGCTCGCGCTGCTGGACGAGGCCCTGACGGTCGCCGACCGCCACACCACGTCCGGATAG
- a CDS encoding DJ-1/PfpI family protein: MNETPRKPVHLAVYDTYADWETGHTTAHLTQRGHQVRTVALAAERPVTTMGGVRIQPDLALDGLRPQDSSLLILTGASLWDTGDELAPFAAKAREFLDAGVPVAAICGATAGLAREGLLDGRAHTSGASFYLAEQPGYGGTERYVEADAVTDGDLITAGPTEPVAFAREVFARLDVYKPDVLDAWYRLFHDSDANAYPVLMAAAEAGDA, encoded by the coding sequence ATGAACGAGACCCCGCGCAAGCCCGTCCACCTCGCCGTCTACGACACGTACGCGGACTGGGAGACCGGCCACACCACCGCGCACCTGACCCAGCGCGGCCACCAGGTCCGCACCGTCGCCCTCGCGGCGGAGCGGCCGGTCACGACCATGGGCGGCGTACGCATCCAGCCCGACCTGGCCCTGGACGGTCTGCGGCCGCAGGACTCCTCCCTGTTGATCCTCACCGGCGCCTCGCTGTGGGACACCGGCGACGAACTGGCGCCGTTCGCGGCGAAGGCCCGGGAGTTCCTGGACGCCGGGGTCCCGGTCGCGGCGATCTGCGGAGCCACGGCCGGTCTCGCCCGGGAGGGCCTGCTGGACGGGCGCGCCCACACCAGCGGGGCCTCCTTCTACCTGGCGGAGCAGCCGGGGTACGGGGGCACCGAGCGCTACGTCGAGGCCGACGCGGTGACGGACGGCGACCTGATCACGGCGGGGCCGACGGAACCGGTGGCCTTCGCCCGCGAGGTCTTCGCCCGGCTGGACGTGTACAAGCCGGACGTACTGGACGCGTGGTACCGCCTGTTCCACGACTCGGACGCGAACGCGTACCCGGTCCTGATGGCGGCGGCGGAGGCGGGCGATGCGTGA
- a CDS encoding MarR family winged helix-turn-helix transcriptional regulator, whose amino-acid sequence MPLRARQDLLSRTALGVFRLNGQFLAVSEELARPAGLTAAWWQVLGAVLREPLPVAGIARAMGITRQSVQRIADLLAAKGLAEYVPNPAHRRAKLLRPTEAGREAIGRITPGHASLATRLAEELGDAAFAETVRVLNRLTKALDAVAEPRTDA is encoded by the coding sequence CTGCCGCTTCGCGCCCGTCAGGACCTCCTGAGCCGGACCGCGCTCGGGGTGTTCCGTCTCAACGGCCAGTTCCTCGCGGTGTCGGAGGAACTGGCCCGCCCGGCCGGCCTGACCGCCGCGTGGTGGCAGGTGCTCGGTGCCGTGCTCCGGGAGCCCCTCCCGGTCGCGGGCATCGCCCGTGCCATGGGCATCACGCGACAGAGCGTCCAGCGCATCGCCGACCTGCTCGCTGCGAAGGGCCTGGCGGAGTACGTTCCGAACCCGGCCCACCGCCGCGCCAAACTCCTGCGCCCGACGGAAGCGGGCCGCGAGGCGATCGGCCGCATCACCCCGGGGCACGCCTCCCTGGCCACACGCCTGGCGGAGGAACTGGGCGACGCCGCGTTCGCGGAAACGGTGCGGGTGCTGAACCGCCTGACGAAGGCACTGGACGCCGTGGCCGAGCCACGGACCGACGCCTAG
- a CDS encoding HIT family protein: METDWRHDRIGSAHRGQNPTVLRRLDEGFAVIGDRQFLPGYSVLLTDDPAVTRLSDLPRTRRAAYLTDMERLAEAVERACRRLDPAFRRVNIEILGNTDPYLHAHVWPRYDWEPADLVRLPVWLYGEEYWRDQRHALGERHDGLRAAIAEELDALGGA, encoded by the coding sequence ATCGAAACGGACTGGCGTCACGACCGCATCGGCAGCGCTCACCGGGGGCAGAACCCGACCGTCCTGCGCCGCCTGGACGAGGGCTTCGCCGTGATCGGAGACCGGCAGTTCCTGCCCGGGTACTCGGTCCTGCTGACCGACGACCCCGCCGTGACCCGGCTCTCCGACCTGCCCCGGACGCGCAGGGCCGCGTACCTCACCGACATGGAGCGGCTCGCCGAGGCCGTCGAACGGGCCTGCCGCCGCCTCGACCCCGCCTTCCGCCGCGTGAACATCGAGATCCTGGGCAACACCGACCCGTACCTCCACGCCCACGTCTGGCCGCGGTACGACTGGGAGCCCGCCGACCTCGTCCGGCTGCCCGTCTGGTTGTACGGGGAGGAGTACTGGCGCGACCAACGGCACGCGCTGGGCGAGCGCCACGACGGCCTGCGGGCGGCCATCGCGGAGGAGCTGGACGCCCTCGGCGGTGCGTGA
- a CDS encoding alpha/beta hydrolase, protein MSPAGGHGGLAGTGRGRRTLLAALVAAAVVIPVSAAASPHAPAPQPSAFTESAAPHDRYAANRANLAEAARMAAAAGRTGRAGKLRAMDAGGTARFLAFDGRGSGRAVEVFGDLETADRVTVLVPGSDTTLDTYQRFRAGAVSLQQRLQAGHPRSAVVAWLGYDTPGTVSTAVLTAARADEAAAELGPFLDRLRDMAGPGARLSLLCHSYGSVVCARTATGPAVADIVLYGSPGTGADSARDLPTGARVWAGRGSGDWIGEVPHARLGAIGFGTDPVDPAFGARGFAAGSAGHSDYLKPGTESLDSLAAIVLGTAAADSASASEGSRA, encoded by the coding sequence ATGTCGCCGGCGGGTGGTCACGGCGGCCTGGCGGGAACCGGCCGGGGGCGCCGCACCCTGCTGGCGGCGCTGGTCGCGGCGGCCGTCGTGATACCGGTTTCCGCCGCCGCCTCCCCCCACGCCCCCGCGCCCCAGCCCTCGGCGTTCACCGAGTCCGCCGCGCCCCACGACCGGTACGCGGCCAACCGGGCCAACCTCGCCGAAGCGGCCCGGATGGCGGCGGCGGCCGGACGCACCGGCCGGGCCGGGAAGCTGCGCGCCATGGACGCGGGCGGTACGGCGCGGTTCCTCGCCTTCGACGGGCGGGGCAGCGGCCGGGCCGTCGAGGTGTTCGGCGACCTGGAGACCGCCGACCGGGTCACCGTCCTGGTGCCCGGGTCCGATACGACACTCGACACCTACCAGAGGTTCCGTGCCGGGGCCGTCTCCCTCCAGCAGCGCCTCCAGGCCGGGCATCCGCGCTCCGCCGTGGTCGCCTGGCTGGGGTACGACACCCCCGGCACGGTCAGCACGGCGGTCCTGACCGCCGCCCGCGCCGACGAGGCCGCCGCCGAACTGGGGCCCTTCCTCGACCGGCTGCGGGACATGGCGGGGCCGGGCGCCCGGCTCTCCCTGCTGTGCCACTCCTACGGCTCTGTGGTCTGCGCCCGTACGGCGACCGGGCCGGCGGTCGCCGACATCGTCCTGTACGGCAGCCCGGGCACGGGGGCCGACTCCGCCCGGGACCTTCCGACCGGGGCCCGGGTCTGGGCCGGGCGGGGCAGCGGCGACTGGATCGGCGAGGTCCCGCACGCCCGGCTCGGTGCCATCGGCTTCGGTACCGACCCCGTCGACCCCGCCTTCGGAGCCCGGGGGTTCGCCGCCGGTTCCGCCGGCCACAGCGACTACCTCAAGCCCGGCACGGAGTCCTTGGACAGCCTGGCCGCCATCGTCCTCGGCACCGCGGCCGCGGACTCCGCCTCCGCATCGGAGGGTTCCCGTGCGTGA
- a CDS encoding acyltransferase family protein produces MRELRARWSVLAEGIDAATPAGRDRAVDALRAFAILGVVLGHWLVTALTTANGGLSNTSPLAYTGRLAPVSWVFQTLAVFFLVGGHVAARGYASARERGDSYRTWVGERLGRLFRPVAAVLVLWTAAAGGMLAGGVAVTTVRTLVTLVLSPLWFLLVFAGLTAATPLVARVSPLWPLAVVAGVDLWRFGLGGPEWAGWVNVVAGWLVPYTLGAAWSRGAFARRGPALLLLAAGAAATAALILWGGYPASMVGVPGAAVSNLNPPTLAAVAFGLAQCGLALLLREPLARAMRRPGAWAKVALLNLSAMTVFLWHQTAMMTVTALGLLAPGDLPGLHTVPDSLLWIPARLLWLPVFAAALALCWAAFRTYERGGRPEPQGAARIVAGSGRRAAAPVEEITHA; encoded by the coding sequence GTGCGTGAGCTCCGCGCCCGCTGGTCCGTCCTGGCCGAGGGCATCGACGCGGCGACTCCGGCCGGCCGCGACCGCGCCGTGGACGCGCTGCGGGCCTTCGCGATCCTCGGCGTGGTCCTCGGCCACTGGCTGGTCACCGCCCTGACCACCGCCAACGGCGGCCTGAGCAACACCAGTCCGCTGGCGTACACGGGCCGGCTGGCCCCGGTGTCCTGGGTGTTCCAGACACTGGCCGTCTTCTTCCTCGTCGGCGGGCATGTCGCGGCCCGCGGCTACGCCTCGGCGCGGGAGCGCGGGGACTCGTACCGCACCTGGGTCGGCGAGCGGCTGGGCCGGCTGTTCCGTCCGGTCGCCGCCGTGCTCGTGCTGTGGACGGCCGCCGCGGGCGGGATGCTGGCCGGCGGAGTGGCCGTCACCACCGTGCGGACGCTGGTCACGCTGGTGCTGTCGCCGCTGTGGTTCCTGCTCGTGTTCGCCGGGCTGACCGCCGCGACCCCCCTCGTGGCCCGGGTCAGTCCGCTGTGGCCGCTGGCCGTGGTGGCGGGCGTCGACCTGTGGCGGTTCGGGCTCGGCGGGCCCGAGTGGGCCGGCTGGGTCAATGTGGTCGCCGGCTGGCTCGTCCCCTACACCCTGGGCGCCGCCTGGTCCCGGGGGGCGTTCGCCCGGCGCGGGCCCGCGCTGCTGCTGCTCGCCGCTGGCGCCGCCGCCACGGCCGCGCTGATCCTGTGGGGCGGGTACCCGGCGTCGATGGTCGGGGTCCCCGGGGCGGCCGTGTCGAACCTGAACCCGCCGACGCTCGCCGCGGTCGCGTTCGGCCTGGCCCAGTGCGGGTTGGCCCTGCTGCTGCGCGAGCCGCTGGCCCGGGCCATGCGGCGGCCGGGAGCCTGGGCGAAGGTGGCCCTGCTGAACCTCTCCGCCATGACGGTCTTCCTCTGGCACCAAACCGCGATGATGACCGTCACCGCCCTGGGGCTGCTGGCCCCGGGCGACCTGCCCGGGCTGCACACCGTGCCCGACTCGCTGCTGTGGATACCGGCCCGGCTGCTGTGGCTGCCCGTGTTCGCCGCCGCGCTGGCACTGTGCTGGGCCGCGTTCCGTACGTACGAGCGGGGCGGCCGCCCGGAGCCGCAGGGCGCCGCCCGTATCGTCGCCGGTTCCGGCCGGCGGGCGGCCGCCCCCGTCGAGGAGATCACCCATGCCTAG
- a CDS encoding sensor histidine kinase, with protein MSEPSESPLPDAREPRGGRPALRGLAREMVTLEWDPLPRMSRPRWLAWLPHVAVGYAAVASCAFTVSQLEDHYEVTGGLVVAMALLTGGSTVLGLFRPLAGWWLGLVTAAMVAWTIYGNVGQGQSWPWTPAGAFTFAPLILLVALRKPPRVTIGVVGISILYSGLAETAFRPPGSQTVLPGIALLFGFVGVLGYALRATRLARGKLVEQQVLPAEERARRTLLEERSRIARELHDVVAHHMSVISIQAQVAPHLVENPSEELKENLAGIRENALEALTELRRVLGVLRSEQPDDPSALQHPQPTLAELDGLVDNVRGAGLHVTTEIAGVRRPLTPGVELTAYRIVQEALSNCLRHAPGSRVEVGIAYGPRDLHLCVANTAPTRPAPPSPGAGHGLLGMRERAGMLGGELAAGPLPSGGYEVTAVLPMDPQDLTGGSASETTRDS; from the coding sequence GTGAGCGAGCCGAGCGAGTCCCCCCTGCCCGATGCCCGCGAACCCCGGGGCGGCCGTCCCGCGCTGCGCGGCCTGGCGCGGGAGATGGTCACCCTGGAGTGGGACCCGCTCCCGCGTATGTCGCGGCCGCGCTGGTTGGCCTGGCTGCCGCATGTGGCCGTCGGCTACGCGGCCGTGGCTTCCTGCGCTTTCACGGTCTCGCAGTTGGAGGACCACTACGAGGTGACCGGCGGCCTGGTCGTCGCGATGGCCCTGCTGACGGGTGGCTCCACCGTTCTCGGGCTGTTCCGGCCCCTGGCCGGCTGGTGGCTCGGCCTCGTCACGGCGGCCATGGTCGCGTGGACGATCTACGGGAACGTCGGTCAGGGCCAGTCCTGGCCCTGGACGCCCGCCGGGGCGTTCACGTTCGCGCCGCTGATCCTGCTGGTGGCCCTGCGGAAGCCGCCCCGGGTGACGATCGGGGTCGTCGGAATCTCGATCCTCTACTCCGGGCTGGCCGAAACCGCCTTCAGGCCGCCGGGCAGTCAGACGGTGCTCCCGGGCATCGCTCTCCTCTTCGGCTTCGTCGGCGTCCTCGGGTACGCGCTCCGCGCGACGCGCCTGGCGCGCGGCAAGCTCGTCGAGCAGCAGGTCCTCCCCGCGGAGGAGCGCGCCCGCCGCACGCTGCTGGAGGAGCGCAGCCGTATCGCCCGCGAGCTGCACGATGTCGTCGCGCACCACATGTCGGTCATCTCCATCCAGGCGCAGGTCGCCCCGCACCTGGTGGAGAACCCGTCGGAGGAGCTCAAGGAGAACCTCGCCGGCATCCGGGAGAACGCGCTGGAGGCCTTGACGGAGCTGCGGCGGGTGCTGGGCGTACTGCGCTCCGAGCAGCCCGACGACCCGTCGGCCCTGCAGCATCCGCAGCCGACCCTCGCCGAGCTGGACGGCCTCGTGGACAACGTGCGGGGGGCCGGGCTGCACGTCACCACCGAGATCGCGGGGGTACGCCGGCCGCTGACGCCCGGCGTCGAGCTCACCGCGTACCGGATCGTCCAGGAGGCGCTGAGCAACTGTCTGCGCCACGCGCCCGGTTCGCGGGTGGAGGTGGGCATCGCGTACGGGCCGCGCGACCTGCACCTGTGCGTGGCCAACACCGCGCCGACCCGGCCGGCGCCGCCGTCGCCGGGTGCGGGGCACGGGCTGCTGGGGATGCGGGAGCGGGCAGGCATGCTGGGGGGCGAGCTGGCCGCCGGTCCCCTGCCCAGCGGCGGTTACGAGGTGACCGCGGTACTTCCGATGGATCCGCAGGACCTGACCGGCGGTTCCGCATCCGAGACGACGAGGGATTCATGA
- a CDS encoding response regulator yields MSTPIKVMIADDQMMVRQGFTVLLNAEPDIEVVGQAVDGADAVAKVGELGPDVVLMDIRMPGMGGIEATSVITGAAGAAVKVLVLTTFDLDEYVYEALRAGASGFLLKDASADQLAEAVRVVAAGEALLSPNITKRLITEFSRLGAPRAPSRARIDELTGRETEVLSLVAQGLSNAEIAAHLTVAEQTVKTHVGRILVKLGLRDRTQAAVFAYETGLVRPAGY; encoded by the coding sequence ATGAGCACCCCGATCAAGGTGATGATCGCCGACGACCAGATGATGGTCCGGCAGGGCTTCACCGTGCTTCTCAACGCCGAGCCCGACATCGAGGTGGTCGGCCAGGCCGTCGACGGGGCCGACGCCGTGGCCAAGGTCGGTGAACTGGGGCCGGACGTGGTCCTGATGGACATCCGCATGCCGGGAATGGGCGGCATCGAGGCCACTTCCGTCATCACGGGCGCCGCGGGCGCCGCCGTGAAGGTGCTGGTGCTGACCACCTTCGACCTCGACGAGTACGTGTACGAGGCGCTGCGGGCCGGGGCCTCCGGGTTCCTGCTCAAGGACGCGTCGGCCGACCAGCTCGCCGAGGCGGTGCGGGTGGTGGCCGCCGGGGAGGCGCTGCTCTCGCCGAACATCACGAAGCGGCTGATCACCGAGTTCTCCCGGCTGGGGGCGCCGCGGGCACCGTCGCGGGCGCGGATCGACGAGCTGACCGGGCGGGAGACCGAGGTCCTGTCCCTCGTGGCGCAGGGCCTGTCGAATGCGGAGATCGCGGCGCACCTGACCGTGGCCGAGCAGACGGTGAAGACCCATGTGGGCCGGATCCTGGTGAAGCTGGGCCTGCGGGACCGCACCCAGGCTGCGGTGTTCGCGTACGAGACCGGGCTGGTCCGTCCGGCGGGCTACTGA